AGGGGGGAATTTAGCGAAGTTCTTGACCATGTTACGTACTGTCCAATCGAACCCCTTATGGGACAGCAGATTCACGACCGCCACCGACGTGTCGGTTCCAGGCTTGGTCACGGACACGCCCTCGAAGAGCGCCGAGAGGATCAGAACCAGGGCCCATAGGCCTATGAACAACCAAAACGGATGAGGCAGCTTGTTCCCAGCGACCTCAATCCCCTTGATAATCTTGACGAGAACTCCTTCTTTTGCCCGTGCATTTTCAGTCATATGTACCCTCCTTAATCGATCTTGGCAACGTCGGAGACGACACCTGCCAGGACATCAAGACCTATCCCCATGGCTCGTTCGTCAAAATCAAAAGCCTCGTTGTGATGCCCCGCCGAACAGTCGGCCCCGACGATGACATACGTCGCCACACCTCCTCGACGCTGCACCCGATCCATCATCCAAGTGGCGTCGTCGCTGCCGCTCATGAGAGCCTCAGCCAGTACATGCATCACCCCCTCCGCGTCTTGAGCCGCCCGAACGACCACCTCCACCGCCTCGGGATCACTTGAGGCTGTGATGGCCTCCCCCATCTTGGTCACGTGCCACCCCACGTCGTACATTTCTGCTGCCGAGCGAACGATGGTCTCGGCCCGACCGTAGACGTACTGGGCAATGTCGTTGGTTTCGCCCCGGGTCTCCACCTTCATGGACGCCCGGGATGGTACCACGTTTCGTCCCTCCCCAGCCTGAAGCACACCTACATTGACTCGACTGAGACCATCCTTATGAGGGGCAATGCCGTGAAGGTTGACGGCAGCCGTAGCGGCGGCCAACAGAGCGTTTTTCCCCTTGTGGGGCTCGGCTCCGGCATGGGCTCCCTGCCCCCGATAGGTCACGTCAAACTTGGTAGTACACAGGAACCCCCTGGTACCGGCAACGATCGTTCCGGTGGGGAAGCCCAAGCCCAGATGGGCAGCCACGAAGAAATCCACGTCGTCCAGAAGCCCCCTGGCCGTCATGGCGTATCCGCCACGAACGCCCTCCTCGGCCGGCTGAAAGAGAAGCTTGATCCGACCTCGGAGCCGATTTTTCTCCTCCATGAGGAATCGTGCCAGAGCCAGCCCTATAGCGGTGTGGCCATCGTGACCACAAGCGTGCATACATCCGGGGTTTTGAGACGCAAACCCCTTCTGAAACGGCAGATGAGCCCCCCCATCAGCCTCGGTTGTCTCCACCGAGTCTATATCAAACCGCAGGGCCACAGTCGGTCCAGGACGCCCTGTCTCCACAATAGCGACGGCGCCGGTATAGCCATCCATCTCCCGTAGCCACCGGGGGTCGGCACCCTGGCTAACCGCCCGTTGGATAAAGGGCTCCAGATCCTCGGGACGCCCCATGATCGAGTTCTCATCCACCACCGACCGCCCCACAGCCACATCGTAGCCCATGGCTTCCAGGGCACCGGCTACGTAGGCGGTGGTCCAGAACTCGGTCCATCCCGCCTCGGGATGACGGTGGAGTTCCCGACGAATTCGGATCATCTCCTCCATAGTACCTGCAACCCCCTCTCTCATGACGGGGCGGCTCCTTTCATAAACTCCAGAGCTCCAGCAGACAGGTACGCGACACCCAGGGGGAGGGCCTCGGGATCCGGCAGGAAGCGGTCGTTGTGGATGGGGGGCATGTCACTCAAAGGGACATCCCGAGGGCAACACCCCAGCCAGGCAAAAGCCGATGGGACCTTCTCGGCAAAGAAGGCAAAATCCTCACCGCCAGGATGGACCGGCAAACCACTCAGGAGATTCTCTTCTCCCAAAAGGACAGAGACAACTTCCTGTGCGCGGGCAGTCACCTGAGGATCGTTCATAGTCGAGGGATAGCCGTACTGATAGTCAACCTCACATCGGGCACCCAGGCTCAGACACGTTCCCTCAGCGACCCGATGGATCAGCCGGTCCATATCGGCTCGAACGGCGGGGTCGAAGGTCCTGACGGTTCCGTCGTAGGTCACCTTATCGGCCACGATATTATATCGATCACCGCCGGAGACCGTCCCCAGGGTGAGCACGGCCGCCTGGGTCCCACTGATGTTTCGTGAAACGATGGTCTGCAGGGCCATCACCATAGCCGAGCCCGCCACCACGGCATCCGTACCCAGGTTGGGCATGGAGGCGTGAGAGGCCTTACCGTGGACCGTTATCCTGAGACGATCAGATGCGGCGGAGACAGCCCCGGGCTGAAGGCCGATGGTCCCGGTTTTCAGGGTAGGCCAGACGTGGAGCCCCAGTACCACGTCCACCTTAGGATCATTCAGAGCCCCATCGGCGATCATGTAGGGAGCTCCACCGGTGGGAGCCGACTCCTCCGCAGGCTGAAAAAGGAACACCACTGTTCCGTCGAACTGTTCGGCCAAGTCTGCCAGAACATGAGCTACTCCCAGGAGCATTGCCGTATGGGTATCGTGACCACAGGCGTGCATGACACCGTCGACCTCGGATCGCCAGGGAACATCGGTTTTCTCCTGAATGGACAGGGCGTCCATGTCGGCTCGAAGACCGACCACAGGTCCATCCCCCCGTCCCCGGAGAACCCCGACAACTCCGTGTCCTCCAACTCCGGTACGGACTTCTATGGGGATATCTTTCAAGACATTGGCCACCAAAGCCGCCGTTCGCTCCTCATGATAGCTCAACTCGGGATGGCGATGGATAGTTTCCCGATAGCTCATATACAGTTTCCTGTATTTTTTTTCCAACTGCCGCACTCTTTCCATCACCGCTGCCTCTCCTCTCTCGTTCGACGATCGTCAGCAAAGATCCAACTCTCATCTGACCACTTTTAAACTATATCACAGCACTCCACAGGATAGAAGTAAGACTATTTTTACACAAGCACGAAGAAATACAGGCTCTCGCTATTTTTACCTTTTTACAGGATGGATGCTATACTCACAAAGAATATAATTAAGTTGTACAATATGAATCAATACCAAAGTGTCGTTTCAAGACAGGGGGCTTTGACATGAAGGTCATTTCTGTATCCATTGATGAAGCTGCGAGACACCTTCTCTCCTCAAAGATAACGCCGTCCTTCGGCGATACCCGGTGTTGGGGCATCATCAAAGTTATGAAAAGAGATCGTTATGGCCTCTGACGAAAATCGAGCGCTCAAAAAGGCCGGCCTTCGAGCCACATCTTGCCGAATCGCCTTGCTTCGGGAGCTGAAACGTCGGAAGACCCCTGTGACCCATGGAGACCTGGAGAGAGCCGAGAGTCTGAAGGATTTTGATCGGGTGACCCTGTACAGGACCCTGAACGTGCTTGAAGAACGGGGACTACTACACCGGGTTCTTGGGTTGGATGGAGTTTGGCGTCATTGTCGGCACGATTCTCACCCCAAAGGCTGCCCCGGTGATCACATACATCTCGTCTGCACGAACTGCGGCAAGATGATTTGCCTTGATGACCAGCCTTTGCCAATAATCAAAGCTCCCGATGGATGGACCGTCACGGGGAAACAGTGTGTGGGATACGGCCTCTGCGGCGAGTGTATCAAAGAAGATGAGGAAAACGTGAATGCCCTTCACATCACCTCATACCAGGGAGCACGCTGACAGTGACAATCGGCGCCCTGATCCCAGCAGCCGGCCTCTCTTCCCGGATGGGCCTGTGTAAAACCTCAATGGACCTCCTGGGACGACCGACTCTGACCTGGGTCGTGGGATCCCTCCATACGGCAGGAATCCAGTGCCTGGTCGTCACCGGTCACTGGCGGGACGAGGTGGCCCCCCTGGCTCGTTCTATGGGATGCCAGATGGTCCACAATCCCAACTACCGTCAGGGGATGTTCTCGTCGGTGGTGACCGGCTTCAAAGCCATGCCGCTCCACTGGGATCGCATCTTTCTCCTCCCAGCTGACATTCCTCTCGTCCGTCCTGCGACCTTGCGACGATTGACCAGACAGGAGGGCTCCGTGATCTACCCCACCTTTAACGGACAGAGGGGACACCCTCCCCTGCTCCATCGGGACATTACCTCCGTCGTCCTGGACTGGTACGGAGAGGACGGGCTTCGGGGTGCTCTGAGAAGCTTCGAAAGCCGAGCGATCCAGGTTCCCGTGTCCGACCAGGGGACGATCCTTGACATGGACGACCAGGACGACCTGAAGAAGATTCGAGAGATGGCCAGACGGAGGGATATCCCCACCTCAGACGAGCGTTGGGCGCTGGAGTCACTGGCGGGTACCCCCGAACGGGTGAGGCGCCACGAGGCGAAAGTGGCCGAAACAGCCGCTATCCTGGGGAATGCCGCAAAACGGGCGGGACTCCCCATAGACCAGGAGGCTCTCATCGCAGCGGGGCTCCTCCACGATCTGTGTCGTATCGAGAAAGACCACGGCGCTGCCGGGGCCTCCATGCTCCGTGAACACGGTTTCGAGCTTCTGGCAAACATCGTGGCCCACCACATGGACTACCCCTACCGAGGAGTACTGGACGAAGGGGCCATCCTCTACCTGGCCGACAAGCTCACCTGCGACGACAGGCTTTGCTCGTTGGACGAACGCCTTCAGAGGATGCTGTCCAAGTTTCAAGACCGTCCAACGGCTCGGGAAAGCGCCAAAAGACGACTGGCAAAGGCCCGGAGCATACTGAACGACATGGCCGACCTGATTGGGAACGATCCAATGAAATTCCTTCGATGAATACCTTCGTCCTGCTCATCCGCCATGCTAAGCCCGCAGTCGCCTCCGGGATCCTCTATGGGAGCACCGACATTCCCCTGAGCCCCGAGGGCGTTCAGGAGGCCAAAAATCTGGCACCAATCCTGGGGAACCTCGACGTACATCAGGTTTTATCAAGCCCTCTACGTCGTGCCAGAAGTACCGCCGAGGCCACAGGACTGCCTCCCGAGACGATCCCCGGTTTTCGGGAGATTCATCTGGGAACGTGGGAGATGATATCGTCTCAGGACCTGAAGCAACACGATCCCCAGGCTTTCCAGGATCGATGGAAGCATCTGGAGACCTTCCGCCCCCCCGGTGGCGAGAGTTTTCAGGACCTGGCCGATAGAACCATCCCAGCCCTGAGGCAATTGGTGAGTTCTTCGGATGGAGTTCTGGTCGTCTTCGGTCACCTGGGAGTCTTTCGAGCCGTCCTCTGGAGAGAACTGAACATTCCTCTGAAGACCACGTTCTCCATAGCACAGGACCACTGCGGTATCCACGTCCTAGAATACGGGAAGGCGGGAGTACACCTCATCCGGGTCAACTGGCGTCCCTCGGTCATCTAACGACCCAGCCATACGCTGCAACGAAAAAGAAACGGAGGCATAGTTCATGGACAAAAACATCCTTCACAATATGCGCCTCGCTCTGAACGGCGAAAATACCGGGGTCCTGTGTACCGTCGTCGGGA
This genomic interval from Dethiosulfovibrio peptidovorans contains the following:
- a CDS encoding phosphohydrolase yields the protein MTIGALIPAAGLSSRMGLCKTSMDLLGRPTLTWVVGSLHTAGIQCLVVTGHWRDEVAPLARSMGCQMVHNPNYRQGMFSSVVTGFKAMPLHWDRIFLLPADIPLVRPATLRRLTRQEGSVIYPTFNGQRGHPPLLHRDITSVVLDWYGEDGLRGALRSFESRAIQVPVSDQGTILDMDDQDDLKKIREMARRRDIPTSDERWALESLAGTPERVRRHEAKVAETAAILGNAAKRAGLPIDQEALIAAGLLHDLCRIEKDHGAAGASMLREHGFELLANIVAHHMDYPYRGVLDEGAILYLADKLTCDDRLCSLDERLQRMLSKFQDRPTARESAKRRLAKARSILNDMADLIGNDPMKFLR
- a CDS encoding transcriptional regulator is translated as MASDENRALKKAGLRATSCRIALLRELKRRKTPVTHGDLERAESLKDFDRVTLYRTLNVLEERGLLHRVLGLDGVWRHCRHDSHPKGCPGDHIHLVCTNCGKMICLDDQPLPIIKAPDGWTVTGKQCVGYGLCGECIKEDEENVNALHITSYQGAR
- a CDS encoding peptidase M20 produces the protein MERVRQLEKKYRKLYMSYRETIHRHPELSYHEERTAALVANVLKDIPIEVRTGVGGHGVVGVLRGRGDGPVVGLRADMDALSIQEKTDVPWRSEVDGVMHACGHDTHTAMLLGVAHVLADLAEQFDGTVVFLFQPAEESAPTGGAPYMIADGALNDPKVDVVLGLHVWPTLKTGTIGLQPGAVSAASDRLRITVHGKASHASMPNLGTDAVVAGSAMVMALQTIVSRNISGTQAAVLTLGTVSGGDRYNIVADKVTYDGTVRTFDPAVRADMDRLIHRVAEGTCLSLGARCEVDYQYGYPSTMNDPQVTARAQEVVSVLLGEENLLSGLPVHPGGEDFAFFAEKVPSAFAWLGCCPRDVPLSDMPPIHNDRFLPDPEALPLGVAYLSAGALEFMKGAAPS
- a CDS encoding peptidase M20, translating into MREGVAGTMEEMIRIRRELHRHPEAGWTEFWTTAYVAGALEAMGYDVAVGRSVVDENSIMGRPEDLEPFIQRAVSQGADPRWLREMDGYTGAVAIVETGRPGPTVALRFDIDSVETTEADGGAHLPFQKGFASQNPGCMHACGHDGHTAIGLALARFLMEEKNRLRGRIKLLFQPAEEGVRGGYAMTARGLLDDVDFFVAAHLGLGFPTGTIVAGTRGFLCTTKFDVTYRGQGAHAGAEPHKGKNALLAAATAAVNLHGIAPHKDGLSRVNVGVLQAGEGRNVVPSRASMKVETRGETNDIAQYVYGRAETIVRSAAEMYDVGWHVTKMGEAITASSDPEAVEVVVRAAQDAEGVMHVLAEALMSGSDDATWMMDRVQRRGGVATYVIVGADCSAGHHNEAFDFDERAMGIGLDVLAGVVSDVAKID